A window of the Streptomyces sp. NBC_00250 genome harbors these coding sequences:
- a CDS encoding LysR family transcriptional regulator — MVHEYRSQPRLSPNSNEEDMGLLLAPRLAYFAAVARHEHVTRAAAEMGVPQSTLSRAMVRLEQDLGVTLFARRGRTVSLTPAGRRFLTAAERALAEVERAADTVRADADPTAGRVAFGFLHTMGSETVPGLIRAFRVDHPRIRFTLVQNYGEAMIERLRAGDLDLCLTSPVPDAPDLVARRLDEQRLRLVVPDDHRLAGRKRVRLAEAAEETFVTLEPGYGLRRITDDLCTEAGFKPRIAFEGEEAETLRGLVAAGLGVALLPPPAVPRPGVVELTVTAPRAVREIGVAWLDGHPDTAPVAAFKKFLLSRRGHLLPKEPAAPLLPKDLSPPE; from the coding sequence ATGGTGCATGAGTACAGGTCACAGCCTCGCCTGTCACCGAACAGTAACGAAGAAGACATGGGACTGCTGCTCGCGCCGCGGCTCGCGTACTTCGCCGCCGTCGCCCGGCACGAGCACGTGACCAGGGCCGCGGCCGAGATGGGCGTCCCGCAGTCCACCCTCTCCCGGGCGATGGTCCGGCTCGAACAGGACCTCGGCGTCACCCTCTTCGCCCGCCGCGGCCGCACGGTCTCCCTCACGCCGGCCGGGCGCCGCTTCCTCACCGCCGCCGAGCGGGCCCTCGCCGAGGTCGAGCGGGCCGCCGACACCGTACGCGCCGACGCCGACCCCACCGCGGGCCGCGTCGCCTTCGGCTTCCTCCACACCATGGGCTCCGAGACCGTCCCCGGCCTCATCCGCGCCTTCCGCGTCGACCATCCCCGGATCCGCTTCACCCTCGTCCAGAACTACGGCGAGGCCATGATCGAACGGCTCCGGGCCGGCGACCTCGACCTCTGCCTGACCTCCCCGGTCCCCGACGCCCCGGACCTGGTCGCCCGCCGCCTCGACGAACAGCGGCTCCGGCTCGTCGTCCCCGACGACCACCGGCTCGCGGGCCGCAAGCGCGTCCGCCTCGCCGAGGCGGCCGAAGAGACCTTCGTGACCCTGGAACCGGGGTACGGGCTCCGCCGCATCACCGACGACCTGTGCACGGAGGCCGGGTTCAAGCCCCGGATCGCCTTCGAGGGCGAGGAGGCCGAGACCCTGCGCGGCCTGGTCGCCGCCGGCCTCGGCGTCGCCCTGCTGCCCCCGCCGGCGGTGCCGCGCCCCGGCGTCGTCGAACTCACCGTCACCGCCCCGCGCGCGGTCCGCGAGATCGGCGTCGCCTGGCTCGACGGCCACCCGGACACCGCCCCGGTGGCCGCCTTCAAGAAGTTCCTGCTGAGCCGCAGGGGGCACCTGCTCCCGAAGGAACCCGCGGCGCCCCTGCTCCCGAAGGACCTCTCACCTCCGGAGTGA
- a CDS encoding MFS transporter, with amino-acid sequence MPSASTKAAATHASADTRLAPADTRLAPGAPGYRRLSLALFAAGLAAFALLYSTQALLPAISAEFGATASAASWTVSAATGALALCVLPLSALSERFGRRAMMIASLTVAVGIALLVPLAPNLESLIALRAIQGAALAGLPASAMAFLAEEVRPKALIAAIGLFVAGNSIGGMSGRLVTGWVAQMWGWRAGLAAVGLTSLLCALAFRALLPKARHFTPGTLNPKALARTVRTHLADPLLMRLYVIGALFMTVFGAVYTVIGYRLVEAPFSLPQGVIGSIFLIYLVGTVSSAAAGRLVGRLGRRGALYLAVSTTAAGLLLSLSDALPAVLAGLVLITAGFFAGHAVASSSVSRTATTGRAQASALYQSAYYLGSSAGGTLGAIAFHAGGWAGTVLIGLVAVLGVVSVTLYGSHSARVEARQGRQGRLAASC; translated from the coding sequence ATGCCTTCCGCCAGTACCAAGGCGGCCGCCACCCACGCGTCCGCCGACACCCGCCTCGCCCCTGCCGACACCCGCCTCGCCCCCGGCGCCCCCGGCTACCGCCGGTTGAGCCTCGCGCTCTTCGCCGCCGGTCTCGCCGCCTTCGCGCTCCTCTACTCCACACAGGCCCTCCTCCCGGCCATCTCGGCCGAGTTCGGTGCCACCGCCTCCGCCGCCTCCTGGACGGTCTCGGCCGCGACCGGCGCCCTCGCCCTGTGTGTGCTGCCGCTCAGTGCCCTCTCGGAGCGCTTCGGCCGGCGCGCGATGATGATCGCCTCCCTGACGGTCGCGGTCGGCATCGCCCTCCTCGTGCCGCTCGCCCCGAACCTGGAGTCCCTGATCGCCCTCCGCGCGATCCAGGGCGCCGCGCTCGCCGGGCTCCCGGCCTCCGCGATGGCCTTCCTCGCCGAGGAGGTCCGCCCCAAGGCGCTGATCGCCGCGATCGGCCTGTTCGTGGCGGGCAACTCCATCGGCGGCATGAGCGGCCGCCTGGTGACCGGCTGGGTGGCGCAGATGTGGGGCTGGCGGGCGGGACTGGCCGCCGTCGGCCTGACCTCCCTGCTGTGCGCGCTGGCCTTCCGGGCGCTGCTGCCGAAGGCACGGCACTTCACGCCCGGCACGCTCAACCCGAAGGCGCTCGCCCGGACCGTACGGACGCACCTCGCGGACCCGCTGCTGATGCGGCTCTACGTGATCGGCGCGCTGTTCATGACGGTGTTCGGCGCGGTGTACACGGTGATCGGCTACCGCCTGGTCGAGGCCCCGTTCTCGCTGCCGCAGGGCGTGATCGGCTCCATCTTCCTGATCTACCTGGTCGGTACGGTCTCCTCGGCCGCCGCGGGCCGGCTCGTCGGCCGGCTCGGCCGGCGCGGGGCGCTCTACCTGGCGGTCTCCACCACGGCCGCGGGCCTGCTGCTCTCGCTCTCCGACGCGCTGCCGGCGGTCCTCGCGGGCCTCGTCCTGATCACCGCCGGCTTCTTCGCGGGCCACGCGGTCGCCTCCTCCTCGGTGAGCCGTACGGCCACGACGGGCCGCGCGCAGGCCTCGGCGCTCTACCAGTCCGCGTACTACCTGGGCAGCAGCGCGGGCGGCACGCTCGGCGCGATCGCGTTCCACGCGGGCGGGTGGGCCGGCACGGTGCTGATCGGTCTCGTCGCGGTCCTCGGCGTCGTCTCGGTGACCCTGTACGGCAGTCACAGCGCGCGCGTGGAGGCACGGCAGGGACGGCAGGGACGGCTCGCCGCGTCCTGCTGA
- a CDS encoding L,D-transpeptidase family protein, whose translation MKRITGRIGRRAGIAAGLTSLVLPMTIALGAAPAQAASCNVTTGPYQKQVEKFLGRPVDGRQSLADCKAIQAFQKKHGITPTAGYAGTITWRTMSTMNQQKAAGSNPNKDRKCPTNRGRIACVDLTRQLSWIQDGSRLKYGPVPVRTGKDGTETRTGSKKIYWRNINHWSTLYHVSMPYSQFFDGGQAFHSTTKSMWNPPGSGGCVNMRSADAKAYWNLLRNGDDVFIYGRKPGT comes from the coding sequence ATGAAGCGAATCACGGGCCGAATAGGCAGAAGAGCGGGCATCGCGGCCGGCCTCACCTCGCTGGTGCTGCCGATGACGATCGCGCTCGGTGCGGCTCCGGCGCAGGCGGCGTCCTGCAACGTGACGACGGGCCCGTACCAGAAGCAGGTGGAGAAGTTCCTCGGCCGCCCGGTCGACGGACGCCAGTCGCTCGCCGACTGCAAGGCCATCCAGGCCTTCCAGAAGAAGCACGGCATCACCCCGACCGCGGGGTACGCCGGGACGATCACCTGGCGCACGATGAGCACGATGAACCAGCAGAAGGCGGCGGGGTCCAACCCCAACAAGGACCGCAAGTGTCCGACCAACCGGGGCCGGATCGCCTGCGTCGACCTCACCCGCCAGCTGTCCTGGATCCAGGACGGCTCCCGCCTCAAGTACGGCCCCGTGCCGGTCCGTACGGGCAAGGACGGCACCGAGACCCGTACCGGGTCGAAGAAGATCTACTGGCGGAACATCAACCACTGGTCGACGCTGTACCACGTCTCCATGCCGTACTCGCAGTTCTTCGACGGCGGGCAGGCCTTCCACTCGACGACCAAGTCCATGTGGAACCCGCCGGGCTCGGGCGGCTGCGTCAACATGCGCTCCGCGGACGCCAAGGCGTACTGGAACCTGCTCAGGAACGGCGACGACGTCTTCATCTACGGGCGCAAGCCGGGAACCTGA
- a CDS encoding sigma-70 family RNA polymerase sigma factor, translated as MSDAATATTDELDKYRRELTGYCYRMLGSSFEAEDAVQDTMVRAWKAIDSFEGRSSLRSWLYRIATNVCLDALNAGNRRARPMDLTSPTPVAQAQLVKQPEITWLEPVPDGRVLPSVADPAETAVSRETVRLAFVAALQHLPPKQRAVLILREVLAWKAAEVAELLDTSVASVNSALQRARATLAEQAPATSDTANPLDEEQKALLERYVAAFEGYDMKALTALLHEDATMSMPPYDLWLQGHDDIVGWMLGVGEVCAGSKLVPTVANGSPAFAQYHPDPSTGGFSPWALIVLELRDGKVAGMDFFLDTERWFPLFDLPARLEA; from the coding sequence ATGAGTGACGCCGCGACCGCGACGACCGACGAACTCGACAAGTACCGCCGGGAGCTGACCGGTTACTGCTACCGGATGCTCGGGTCCTCCTTCGAGGCCGAGGACGCGGTGCAGGACACCATGGTGCGGGCCTGGAAGGCCATCGACTCCTTCGAGGGGCGCTCCTCACTGCGGTCCTGGCTCTACCGGATCGCCACCAACGTCTGCCTGGACGCGCTGAACGCGGGCAACCGGAGGGCACGGCCGATGGATCTGACCTCGCCGACGCCCGTGGCCCAGGCCCAGCTCGTCAAGCAGCCGGAGATCACCTGGCTGGAGCCCGTTCCCGACGGGCGGGTCCTGCCCTCGGTCGCCGACCCGGCGGAGACGGCCGTCTCCCGGGAGACCGTGCGGCTCGCGTTCGTGGCCGCGCTCCAGCATCTGCCGCCCAAGCAGCGGGCGGTGCTCATCCTGCGCGAGGTGCTCGCCTGGAAGGCCGCCGAGGTCGCCGAGCTCCTCGACACCTCCGTCGCCTCGGTCAACAGCGCCCTGCAGCGGGCCCGCGCGACACTGGCCGAGCAGGCGCCGGCCACCTCCGACACGGCGAACCCCCTGGACGAGGAGCAGAAGGCGCTCCTGGAGCGTTATGTCGCCGCGTTCGAGGGCTACGACATGAAGGCGCTCACCGCGCTCCTCCACGAGGACGCGACCATGTCCATGCCGCCGTACGACCTCTGGCTGCAGGGTCACGACGACATCGTCGGCTGGATGCTGGGCGTCGGCGAGGTGTGCGCCGGCTCGAAGCTGGTGCCGACCGTGGCGAACGGCTCCCCCGCCTTCGCCCAGTACCACCCGGACCCGTCGACGGGCGGCTTCAGCCCGTGGGCGCTCATCGTCCTGGAGCTCCGCGACGGCAAGGTCGCCGGGATGGACTTCTTCCTGGACACCGAGCGCTGGTTCCCGCTCTTCGACCTGCCGGCCCGCCTAGAGGCCTAG
- a CDS encoding STAS domain-containing protein, whose translation MTLTARPTGDEVARLCAELGAAPPGEVVCEVGALAPADLAAVDALARLKLAAGRRGHRIRFHGAGPDLRALLLLTGLGPALGL comes from the coding sequence GTGACCCTGACCGCCCGCCCCACCGGGGACGAGGTGGCGCGTCTCTGTGCCGAGCTCGGGGCCGCCCCGCCCGGGGAAGTGGTCTGCGAGGTCGGCGCGCTCGCGCCCGCCGACCTCGCCGCCGTCGACGCCCTCGCCCGGCTGAAGCTCGCCGCCGGGCGGAGGGGGCACCGGATCCGCTTCCACGGAGCGGGGCCCGACCTGCGGGCCCTGCTCCTGCTCACCGGTCTCGGCCCGGCCCTAGGCCTCTAG
- a CDS encoding HAD family hydrolase — MTHEPVELVIFDCDGVLVDSEKIYCRVDREVFASLGAEFTEAEVVDYFVGSSHAMLTSLVEERRGRPLEPGWQSPFKQRYEDALDAELTAVEGITDVLDTLPLPYCLASNGSHPSIRKNLGRAGLLDRFEGRMFSARDVTHGKPAPDLFLHAAATMGVPPERCAVVEDSPYGVQAARAAGMRAFGYTGGLTAPDRLTGPRTVVFDDMRELPGLLGSTL, encoded by the coding sequence ATGACTCACGAGCCTGTCGAACTGGTGATCTTCGACTGTGACGGCGTTCTGGTGGACAGCGAGAAGATCTACTGCAGGGTGGACCGGGAGGTGTTCGCGAGCCTCGGAGCGGAGTTCACCGAGGCGGAGGTGGTCGACTACTTCGTCGGTTCCTCGCACGCGATGCTCACCTCCCTCGTGGAGGAGCGCAGGGGCCGCCCCCTCGAACCCGGCTGGCAGTCCCCCTTCAAGCAGCGGTACGAGGACGCCCTGGACGCGGAACTGACGGCCGTGGAGGGCATCACGGACGTCCTGGACACCCTGCCGCTCCCCTACTGCCTCGCCTCCAACGGCAGCCACCCCAGCATCCGCAAGAACCTCGGCCGCGCCGGACTGCTCGACCGCTTCGAAGGCCGCATGTTCAGCGCCCGCGACGTCACCCACGGCAAGCCGGCCCCGGACCTCTTCCTCCACGCAGCCGCCACGATGGGCGTCCCGCCGGAGCGCTGCGCGGTCGTCGAGGACAGCCCCTACGGCGTCCAGGCCGCCCGCGCCGCAGGCATGCGCGCCTTCGGGTACACCGGCGGCCTGACCGCACCGGACCGCCTGACGGGCCCCCGCACGGTGGTCTTCGACGACATGCGGGAGCTGCCGGGGCTGCTGGGCTCGACGCTCTAG
- a CDS encoding thymidine phosphorylase has translation MDVISVIRTKRDKGELSPEQIDWVIDAYTRGAVADEQMSALAMAILLNGMNRAEIARWTAAMIASGERMEFSSLSRPTADKHSTGGVGDKITLPLAPLVAACGAAVPQLSGRGLGHTGGTLDKLESIPGWRALLSNEEMLHVLDTTGAVICAAGDGLAPADKKLYALRDVTGTVEAIPLIASSIMSKKIAEGTGSLVLDVKVGTGAFMKNIEDARELASTMVGLGTDSGVKTVALLTDMSTPLGLTAGNALEVRESVEVLAGGGPADVVELTIALAREMLAAAGIKDADPAKALADGSAMDHWRRMIAAQGGDPDAALPVAREQHVVTAPSSGVLTRLDAYDIGIAAWRLGAGRARKEDPVQAGAGVELHAKPGDTVTAGQPLVTLHTDTPEKFDYALKSLTAAWDIAPEGTPFTPNPIVLDRIA, from the coding sequence ATGGACGTCATCTCCGTCATCCGCACGAAGCGGGACAAGGGCGAGCTGAGCCCGGAGCAGATCGACTGGGTCATCGACGCCTACACCCGCGGTGCGGTCGCCGACGAGCAGATGTCCGCCCTGGCCATGGCCATCCTGCTGAACGGCATGAACCGCGCGGAGATCGCCCGCTGGACGGCGGCCATGATCGCGAGCGGCGAGCGCATGGAGTTCTCCTCCCTCTCCCGGCCGACCGCCGACAAGCACTCCACCGGCGGCGTCGGCGACAAGATCACCCTCCCGCTCGCCCCGCTCGTCGCCGCCTGCGGGGCGGCCGTCCCGCAGCTCTCCGGCCGCGGCCTCGGCCACACCGGCGGCACCCTCGACAAGCTGGAGTCCATCCCCGGCTGGCGCGCCCTGCTCTCCAACGAGGAGATGCTGCACGTCCTCGACACCACCGGCGCGGTGATCTGCGCGGCCGGCGACGGCCTGGCCCCCGCCGACAAGAAGCTGTACGCGCTCCGCGACGTCACGGGCACCGTGGAAGCGATTCCCCTCATCGCCTCCTCGATCATGTCGAAGAAGATCGCCGAGGGCACCGGCTCCCTGGTCCTCGACGTCAAGGTCGGCACCGGCGCCTTCATGAAGAACATCGAGGACGCCCGCGAGCTCGCCTCCACGATGGTGGGCCTCGGCACCGACAGCGGCGTGAAGACGGTCGCGCTGCTCACCGACATGTCCACCCCGCTCGGCCTCACCGCCGGCAACGCCCTTGAGGTCCGCGAGTCCGTCGAGGTCCTCGCCGGCGGCGGCCCGGCGGACGTCGTCGAGCTGACGATCGCGCTCGCCCGCGAGATGCTCGCCGCGGCCGGCATCAAGGACGCGGACCCGGCGAAGGCGCTGGCCGACGGCTCGGCGATGGACCACTGGCGCCGGATGATCGCGGCCCAGGGCGGCGACCCGGACGCGGCCCTCCCGGTCGCCCGCGAGCAGCACGTCGTCACCGCCCCGTCCTCCGGCGTCCTGACCCGCCTCGACGCCTACGACATCGGCATCGCCGCCTGGCGCCTGGGCGCGGGCCGCGCCCGCAAGGAGGACCCGGTGCAGGCCGGCGCGGGCGTCGAACTCCACGCCAAGCCGGGCGACACGGTCACGGCGGGCCAGCCGCTGGTGACCCTCCACACGGACACCCCGGAGAAGTTCGACTACGCCCTGAAGTCCCTGACCGCGGCCTGGGACATCGCCCCCGAGGGCACGCCCTTCACCCCGAACCCGATCGTCCTGGACCGCATCGCCTAG
- a CDS encoding cytidine deaminase, producing MTSALTEADWEALRVTAREAMSHAYAPYSGYPVGAAARVDDGRTVSGCNVENASFGLGLCAECGLVSELQATGGGRLTHFVCVDGQGECLVPCGRCRQLLFEFGGPELVLETPTGFLTLAEMLPQAFGPDHLRK from the coding sequence GTGACGAGCGCCCTCACCGAGGCCGACTGGGAGGCCCTGCGGGTCACGGCCCGCGAGGCCATGTCCCACGCGTACGCCCCGTACTCGGGCTACCCGGTCGGCGCGGCGGCCCGCGTCGACGACGGGCGGACGGTCTCCGGCTGCAACGTGGAGAACGCCTCGTTCGGCCTCGGCCTGTGCGCCGAGTGCGGGCTCGTCTCGGAGCTCCAGGCGACCGGCGGCGGGCGCCTCACCCACTTCGTGTGTGTGGACGGCCAGGGTGAGTGCCTGGTGCCGTGCGGCCGGTGCCGGCAGCTGCTGTTCGAGTTCGGGGGCCCCGAGCTCGTACTGGAGACGCCCACCGGGTTCCTGACTCTGGCCGAGATGCTGCCGCAGGCGTTCGGCCCGGACCACCTCAGGAAGTAA
- a CDS encoding ABC transporter permease, with translation MSATATSTPPPAAPKAAGGKGGRTRLSLPWILLIVAGGLLALSAVRVITGAQDLTSAGQIGAALSLAVPIGLAGLGGLWSERAGVVNIGLEGMMILGTFFGAWAGWQTSPWIGILAGILGGMFGGLLHAVATVTFGVDHIISGIAINILAVGVTTYFAKLWFNSGEASAKGGSPKQSPPAEEITSVSIPGLSDWLADIEKHEWFLVSDIAGILGGLVTNISLVTIIAVLLIIGTFFVLWKTSFGLRLRSCGENPIAAESLGVNVYKYKYIAVIVSGGLAGLGGAFLSLVTSHIYNEGQTGGRGYIGLAAMIFGNWRPGGLAMGAGLFGYADALQLRSGGQSVHALLLLLFAILVALAAWKAYQKRWITSSIAVVIGVGVFIWYLGTDTVPVEFVSATPYVVTLLVLSLSAQRLRMPKADGMRYRKGQGK, from the coding sequence GTGAGCGCCACGGCGACTTCCACCCCGCCGCCCGCGGCGCCCAAGGCGGCCGGCGGCAAGGGCGGCCGTACCCGCCTCTCCCTCCCCTGGATCCTGCTGATCGTCGCGGGCGGGCTCCTGGCCCTGTCCGCCGTGCGGGTCATCACCGGGGCACAGGACCTCACCTCGGCCGGCCAGATCGGCGCCGCGCTCTCGCTCGCGGTGCCGATCGGACTCGCCGGTCTCGGCGGTCTGTGGTCCGAGCGCGCGGGCGTGGTCAACATCGGCCTCGAAGGCATGATGATCCTCGGCACCTTCTTCGGTGCCTGGGCCGGCTGGCAGACCAGCCCCTGGATCGGCATCCTCGCCGGCATCCTGGGCGGCATGTTCGGCGGTCTGCTGCACGCGGTCGCCACGGTCACCTTCGGTGTCGACCACATCATCTCCGGCATCGCGATCAACATCCTGGCCGTCGGTGTCACGACCTACTTCGCCAAGCTGTGGTTCAACTCCGGTGAGGCGTCGGCCAAGGGAGGCAGCCCCAAGCAGTCCCCGCCGGCCGAGGAGATCACCTCGGTCTCGATTCCGGGTCTCTCCGACTGGCTGGCCGACATCGAGAAGCACGAGTGGTTCCTGGTCTCGGACATCGCCGGCATCCTCGGCGGCCTGGTCACCAACATCTCGCTGGTCACGATCATCGCCGTGCTGCTGATCATCGGCACGTTCTTCGTGCTGTGGAAGACCTCGTTCGGTCTGCGCCTGCGCTCCTGCGGTGAGAACCCGATCGCGGCCGAGTCGCTCGGCGTCAACGTGTACAAGTACAAGTACATCGCCGTGATCGTCTCCGGCGGTCTCGCCGGTCTCGGCGGCGCGTTCCTGTCGCTCGTCACCTCGCACATCTACAACGAGGGCCAGACCGGCGGCCGTGGTTACATCGGCCTCGCCGCGATGATCTTCGGTAACTGGCGTCCCGGCGGCCTCGCCATGGGTGCCGGCCTGTTCGGCTACGCCGACGCGCTCCAGCTGCGCAGCGGCGGCCAGTCCGTGCACGCGCTGCTCCTGCTGCTCTTCGCCATCCTCGTGGCCCTCGCGGCCTGGAAGGCGTACCAGAAGCGCTGGATCACCTCCTCGATCGCCGTCGTCATCGGTGTCGGCGTCTTCATCTGGTACCTGGGCACCGACACGGTCCCGGTCGAGTTCGTCAGCGCCACCCCGTACGTGGTCACCCTGCTGGTCCTCTCGCTCTCCGCGCAGCGCCTGCGGATGCCGAAGGCCGACGGCATGCGGTACCGCAAGGGCCAGGGCAAGTGA
- a CDS encoding ABC transporter permease has product MKKFDKERLLLGIAAPLLAIVAAFLITALVLAATGKEPFSAFGIMFDYGIKSDSQVYIINKATTYYLAGVAVAIGFRMNLFNIGVDGQYRLAAFFAAAVGGALTLPGIVQIPLIIITAMIVGAMWAGIAGVLKTTRGVSEVVSTIMLNFIATAIIGYLLQPGRLGHLDAAGTKVATTPLPESSHFFEFPTTPTPIYGFVVVAAIAGIGYWFTLSRTRFGFDLRTVGQSETAASASGVNVKKMIVTSMLISGGMAGLIGMPTLLNDSYEFGGDFPVGIGFTGIAIALLGRNHPIGIALSAILWAFLERGGQQLEFENYDREIVGVMQGVIVLCVVIAYEVVRRYGLKRQQRQVGEKLAAQARSNDTTEVSA; this is encoded by the coding sequence ATGAAGAAGTTCGACAAGGAGCGGCTGCTCCTGGGCATCGCGGCGCCGCTGCTCGCGATCGTCGCCGCGTTCCTGATCACCGCGCTGGTGCTCGCGGCCACCGGCAAGGAGCCGTTCAGCGCCTTCGGGATCATGTTCGACTACGGCATCAAGTCGGACAGCCAGGTCTACATCATCAACAAGGCGACGACGTACTACCTGGCGGGCGTCGCGGTGGCCATCGGCTTCCGCATGAACCTGTTCAACATCGGCGTCGACGGCCAGTACCGTCTCGCCGCCTTCTTCGCCGCCGCCGTCGGTGGCGCGCTGACCCTCCCGGGCATCGTCCAGATCCCGCTGATCATCATCACCGCGATGATCGTCGGCGCCATGTGGGCGGGCATCGCGGGTGTCCTCAAGACCACCCGAGGGGTCAGCGAGGTCGTCTCCACGATCATGCTGAACTTCATCGCGACCGCGATCATCGGCTACCTGCTCCAGCCCGGCCGCCTCGGCCACCTGGACGCGGCCGGCACCAAGGTGGCGACGACCCCGCTCCCGGAGTCCTCGCACTTCTTCGAGTTCCCGACCACGCCGACCCCGATCTACGGCTTCGTCGTCGTCGCGGCCATCGCGGGCATCGGTTACTGGTTCACCCTCTCCCGCACCCGGTTCGGCTTCGACCTGCGCACCGTCGGCCAGTCCGAGACGGCTGCGTCGGCCAGCGGTGTCAACGTCAAGAAGATGATCGTCACGTCCATGCTGATCTCCGGCGGCATGGCCGGTCTGATCGGTATGCCGACGCTGCTCAACGACTCGTACGAGTTCGGCGGCGACTTCCCCGTCGGCATCGGCTTCACCGGTATCGCCATCGCCCTGCTCGGCCGGAACCACCCGATCGGCATCGCGCTCTCCGCGATCCTCTGGGCGTTCCTGGAGCGCGGCGGCCAGCAGCTGGAGTTCGAGAACTACGACCGGGAGATCGTCGGCGTCATGCAGGGCGTGATCGTCCTCTGCGTCGTCATCGCCTACGAGGTCGTCCGTCGCTACGGCCTCAAGCGCCAGCAGCGACAGGTCGGCGAGAAGCTCGCGGCCCAGGCCCGTTCCAACGACACGACGGAGGTGTCGGCGTGA